A stretch of the Vigna radiata var. radiata cultivar VC1973A chromosome 7, Vradiata_ver6, whole genome shotgun sequence genome encodes the following:
- the LOC106765371 gene encoding binding partner of ACD11 1 isoform X1 has protein sequence MSIKTIKVSNVSLGATVQDIQEFFSFSGDIEYVEMQSYDERTQIAFVTFKDPQGAETAVLLSGATIVDLSVKIALDPDYKIPPAALASSATQRNAPGGAESALRKAEDVVTSMLAKGFILGKDAVNKAKTFDDKHQLSSTASAKVTSFDQKLGLSEKISAGASVVSGRVREVDQKFQVSEKTKSAFAVAEQKVSTAGSAIMKNRYVLTGTSWVTGAFNRVAKAAEDVGQKTKEKVVHAEEEQKRKVEDQYAQVLSDSPKAAATSDLHSSKPAPAQGLIL, from the exons ATGTCG ATCAAAACTATTAAAGTCAGCAATGTTTCCTTGGGAGCAACTGTGCAAGATATTCAGgaattcttttccttttctggTGATATTGAATATGTTGAAATGCAGAG TTATGATGAACGGACTCAAATTGCCTTTGTTACCTTCAAGGATCCACAAGGTGCCGAGACTGCAGTATTATTATCG GGAGCAACTATTGTTGATTTGTCAGTTAAAATAGCACTTGATCCAGATTACAAAATTCCACCTGCTGCCTTGGCATCATCT GCAACACAGCGTAATGCTCCTGGTGGTGCTGAATCTGCTTTACGGAAGGCAGAGGATGTGGTCACCAGCATGCTTGCGAAGGGTTTTATCTTAGGTAAGGATGCTGTTAACAAAgcaaagacttttgatgataaACACCAGTTATCTTCAACAGCTTCAGCAAAAGTTACTTCTTTTGACCAAAAACTTGGGCTTAGTGAAAAAATAAGTGCTGGTGCTTCTGTTGTAAGTGGTAGAGTACGAGAAGTGGATCAAAAGTTTCAGGTTTCTGAGAAGACCAAATCAGCATTTGCAGTTGCAGAACAGAAAGTCAGTACTGCAGGGTCTGCTATAATGAAGAATCGATATGTGCTCACTGGGACTTCTTGGGTTACTGGTGCTTTTAATAGGGTTGCCAAGGCAGCTGAGGATGTTGGACAGAAGACAAAAGAGAAAGTGGTACATGCAGAAGAGGAACAGAAGCGAAAAGTAGAAGACCAATATGCACAGGTCCTTTCTGACTCCCCGAAAGCAGCTGCAACTAGCGATCTGCACTCTTCCAAGCCTGCTCCTGCTCAGGGTTTGATCCTCTGA
- the LOC106765371 gene encoding binding partner of ACD11 1 isoform X2, with product MSIKTIKVSNVSLGATVQDIQEFFSFSGDIEYVEMQSYDERTQIAFVTFKDPQGAETAVLLSGATIVDLSVKIALDPDYKIPPAALASSRNAPGGAESALRKAEDVVTSMLAKGFILGKDAVNKAKTFDDKHQLSSTASAKVTSFDQKLGLSEKISAGASVVSGRVREVDQKFQVSEKTKSAFAVAEQKVSTAGSAIMKNRYVLTGTSWVTGAFNRVAKAAEDVGQKTKEKVVHAEEEQKRKVEDQYAQVLSDSPKAAATSDLHSSKPAPAQGLIL from the exons ATGTCG ATCAAAACTATTAAAGTCAGCAATGTTTCCTTGGGAGCAACTGTGCAAGATATTCAGgaattcttttccttttctggTGATATTGAATATGTTGAAATGCAGAG TTATGATGAACGGACTCAAATTGCCTTTGTTACCTTCAAGGATCCACAAGGTGCCGAGACTGCAGTATTATTATCG GGAGCAACTATTGTTGATTTGTCAGTTAAAATAGCACTTGATCCAGATTACAAAATTCCACCTGCTGCCTTGGCATCATCT CGTAATGCTCCTGGTGGTGCTGAATCTGCTTTACGGAAGGCAGAGGATGTGGTCACCAGCATGCTTGCGAAGGGTTTTATCTTAGGTAAGGATGCTGTTAACAAAgcaaagacttttgatgataaACACCAGTTATCTTCAACAGCTTCAGCAAAAGTTACTTCTTTTGACCAAAAACTTGGGCTTAGTGAAAAAATAAGTGCTGGTGCTTCTGTTGTAAGTGGTAGAGTACGAGAAGTGGATCAAAAGTTTCAGGTTTCTGAGAAGACCAAATCAGCATTTGCAGTTGCAGAACAGAAAGTCAGTACTGCAGGGTCTGCTATAATGAAGAATCGATATGTGCTCACTGGGACTTCTTGGGTTACTGGTGCTTTTAATAGGGTTGCCAAGGCAGCTGAGGATGTTGGACAGAAGACAAAAGAGAAAGTGGTACATGCAGAAGAGGAACAGAAGCGAAAAGTAGAAGACCAATATGCACAGGTCCTTTCTGACTCCCCGAAAGCAGCTGCAACTAGCGATCTGCACTCTTCCAAGCCTGCTCCTGCTCAGGGTTTGATCCTCTGA